Proteins encoded together in one Chitinophaga sp. LS1 window:
- a CDS encoding DUF5458 family protein: MTELQKQQGGQQEEKLQTAPGQKQSASLQENLDILAKYGGFDLLEGTIEGVQNLNPERKARRNIFLTESSKKGERDYLKKTLELWEKVLTEAQDLPDMVTYCTEHSEQAGNVLTHNLAEAVEATKELETSYRNVALFFKNTESDKVKNISFINVEADQIKDLDNTRFIDAIQQELIANYDRLDLRDNYSLLILPGYLGSNKVLEKWAKIAYENKAMLVTDFSHLDAPDDVMEMFELANLTGGEIHRSNVIMTANWLVGRGKFDEINEQDNLYVPPSGALAGKIYKTLMSQVTAGKKFGGINEVDGVKFELKKSEIASLEKMGLIPMVKEYGKVMAFSAKTLFNGDNIGLQTYSVVRVFDYVTKVLMDFLNRRAFENFNANTRKDLMKQIIRFLDSITGPDKLIEDFNIRRFEQDPLQKDRIHLDIHLKPYFPAKNFLIKMDGHKGEDANEWNTEYEQDKA, from the coding sequence ATGACAGAATTACAAAAACAACAGGGGGGACAGCAGGAAGAAAAACTGCAAACCGCGCCCGGACAAAAACAATCCGCATCACTACAGGAAAATCTCGATATACTGGCCAAATACGGCGGATTTGATCTGCTGGAAGGCACCATCGAAGGCGTACAAAACCTCAATCCCGAACGTAAAGCCCGCCGCAATATCTTCCTGACCGAAAGCTCCAAAAAAGGAGAAAGAGACTACCTGAAAAAAACACTGGAACTCTGGGAAAAAGTGCTCACCGAAGCTCAGGACCTCCCGGATATGGTAACTTACTGTACTGAACATTCCGAACAGGCAGGCAACGTACTGACCCATAACCTGGCCGAAGCTGTAGAAGCGACCAAAGAACTGGAAACTTCTTACCGCAACGTCGCCCTGTTCTTTAAAAATACTGAGTCTGACAAAGTGAAAAACATCTCCTTCATCAACGTGGAGGCCGATCAGATAAAAGACTTAGATAATACCCGCTTCATTGACGCCATTCAGCAGGAACTGATTGCTAACTACGATCGTCTCGATCTGCGTGATAACTACAGTTTACTGATCCTGCCTGGTTACCTGGGTTCCAACAAGGTGCTGGAAAAATGGGCGAAGATCGCCTATGAAAACAAAGCCATGCTGGTCACAGACTTCTCTCACCTGGATGCTCCGGATGACGTAATGGAAATGTTTGAACTGGCTAACCTGACCGGTGGCGAAATCCATCGTTCCAATGTGATCATGACTGCCAACTGGCTCGTAGGCCGTGGTAAATTCGACGAGATCAATGAGCAGGACAACCTATACGTTCCACCTTCCGGCGCACTGGCAGGTAAAATATATAAAACCCTCATGTCGCAGGTCACTGCCGGTAAGAAATTCGGCGGTATCAACGAAGTAGATGGTGTGAAGTTCGAACTGAAGAAAAGTGAAATTGCCAGCCTTGAAAAAATGGGCCTCATCCCAATGGTAAAGGAATACGGCAAGGTCATGGCCTTCAGTGCAAAGACATTGTTCAATGGAGATAATATCGGTTTACAAACCTACTCCGTCGTTCGTGTATTTGACTACGTAACCAAAGTACTGATGGACTTCCTGAACCGTCGTGCATTTGAAAACTTCAATGCCAATACCCGCAAAGACCTGATGAAACAGATCATCCGCTTCCTGGATAGCATCACAGGTCCGGATAAACTGATCGAAGATTTCAACATCCGCCGTTTCGAACAGGATCCTTTACAAAAAGACCGTATTCACCTCGATATACACCTGAAACCATACTTCCCTGCCAAGAACTTCCTGATCAAAATGGATGGTCACAAAGGGGAAGATGCGAATGAATGGAATACTGAATATGAGCAGGACAAAGCATAA